Proteins from one Bradyrhizobium amphicarpaeae genomic window:
- a CDS encoding CBS domain-containing protein — MTVRSILNTKGHQIMSVEPDAKLAAAVKLLGEKKIGAVLVMNQSRLEGILSERDIVRVLGERGASALEEPVAQVMTRKVVTCKETDTVAELMEMMTSGKFRHLPVIDNGKVVGLISIGDIVKRRVQEYESEQEALRDYIKTA, encoded by the coding sequence ATGACGGTACGCTCCATTCTCAACACCAAGGGCCACCAGATCATGAGCGTCGAGCCCGACGCGAAGCTGGCTGCAGCGGTCAAGCTGCTCGGTGAGAAGAAGATCGGCGCGGTGCTGGTGATGAACCAGAGCCGGCTCGAGGGCATCCTGTCCGAGCGTGACATCGTTCGCGTTCTCGGCGAGCGCGGCGCCAGCGCGCTGGAGGAGCCGGTCGCTCAGGTCATGACCCGCAAGGTGGTGACCTGCAAGGAAACCGACACGGTCGCCGAACTCATGGAGATGATGACATCAGGCAAGTTCCGCCATCTGCCCGTGATCGATAACGGCAAGGTGGTCGGCCTGATCTCGATCGGCGACATCGTCAAGCGCCGGGTCCAGGAATACGAATCCGAGCAGGAAGCCCTGCGCGACTACATCAAGACGGCCTGA
- a CDS encoding LysR family transcriptional regulator, which translates to MDWSDLRIFLAIAREGTLGAAARKIGQTQPTMGRRLRALETSLGQTLFQRTADGLVLTDEGTAVLRHAERIEDEALALERHVSGAETQLDGLLRLSSSDWFGTVMLSPVIAAFGKRHPKVTVELLTDARLYSLPRREADLVFRIKPFSEPEVISRKLLHIPYALYGKKGSKPPRAGDGSSVRVVTMNAEFADMPDAVWLKRALPNAAIASRSNNRQVQAELCASGDGFAVLPRPLGDRDRRLVALDIGTVPPGRDTFVGYHRDLRRLARLRALLDLVIERLSE; encoded by the coding sequence ATGGACTGGAGCGACCTGCGCATCTTCCTGGCAATTGCGCGCGAAGGCACGCTCGGAGCTGCCGCACGAAAGATCGGCCAGACCCAGCCGACGATGGGCCGGCGGCTTCGCGCCCTCGAGACATCGTTGGGCCAGACGCTGTTCCAGCGCACGGCGGATGGCCTGGTGCTGACCGACGAGGGCACCGCCGTGCTGCGCCATGCCGAGCGGATCGAGGACGAGGCACTCGCGCTGGAACGCCACGTCTCCGGTGCCGAGACGCAGCTCGATGGCCTGTTGCGCCTGTCGTCGTCGGACTGGTTCGGGACGGTGATGCTGTCGCCGGTGATCGCCGCGTTCGGCAAGCGCCACCCCAAGGTGACGGTGGAGCTCCTGACCGATGCGCGGCTCTACAGTCTGCCGCGGCGCGAAGCCGATCTGGTCTTCCGCATCAAGCCGTTCAGCGAGCCCGAGGTGATATCGAGAAAGCTGCTGCACATTCCCTACGCGCTTTACGGCAAGAAGGGCAGCAAGCCGCCGCGCGCCGGCGACGGCAGCAGCGTCCGCGTCGTCACCATGAATGCCGAGTTCGCCGACATGCCGGACGCCGTCTGGCTGAAGCGCGCGCTGCCGAATGCAGCAATCGCCTCGCGCAGCAACAACAGGCAGGTGCAGGCCGAGCTTTGCGCCAGCGGCGACGGCTTTGCCGTGTTGCCGCGTCCGCTCGGCGACCGCGACCGCCGTCTGGTCGCGCTCGACATCGGAACGGTGCCGCCCGGCCGCGACACCTTTGTTGGTTATCACCGCGACCTCAGGCGACTCGCCCGTCTGCGCGCGCTGCTTGATCTCGTGATCGAAAGGTTGTCGGAGTAG
- a CDS encoding patatin-like phospholipase family protein — MLDRLKGRGANGSNGEKIGLGPTRRPVIGLALGGGAARGFAHIGILRTLLANGIVPDVVVGTSIGAVVGGLHAAGRLETFEEWGRSLQGMRNILGYLDIRLNGSGLLGGEKLASRLEDAVGQALIEDLPVKFASVATEVRTGHEIWLTHGRVVDAMRASYALPGIFQPMLVGDRWLVDGALVNPVPVSAARALGAEIVIAANLSSDIFTHSTTIYSHGAMPAPVAPEAEETTAKRRFPRLFSAEKAMKREFFGSAGRPGISSVMVDAFNIMQDRITRARLAGDPPDLLISPRVGQFGWFDFHRSEDLIAHGARAAERALESIQEAIDVLAPAPAGHAPKAEE; from the coding sequence GTGCTGGATAGATTGAAGGGTCGAGGCGCGAACGGCTCGAATGGCGAAAAGATCGGCCTTGGCCCCACCCGCCGGCCGGTCATCGGCCTCGCCCTCGGTGGCGGCGCCGCGCGCGGCTTTGCCCATATCGGAATCCTCCGGACCCTGCTCGCCAACGGCATCGTTCCCGACGTCGTGGTCGGCACCTCCATCGGCGCCGTGGTCGGCGGCCTCCATGCGGCCGGCCGGCTCGAGACGTTCGAGGAGTGGGGGCGCAGCCTGCAGGGGATGCGCAACATCCTCGGCTATCTCGACATCCGCCTCAACGGCTCCGGCCTACTCGGCGGCGAGAAGCTGGCAAGCCGCCTCGAGGATGCGGTTGGGCAGGCCCTGATCGAGGATCTCCCGGTCAAGTTCGCGAGCGTCGCGACCGAAGTCCGCACCGGCCACGAGATCTGGCTGACCCATGGCCGCGTGGTCGATGCGATGCGCGCGTCCTATGCGCTGCCCGGCATCTTCCAGCCTATGCTGGTCGGCGATCGCTGGCTGGTCGACGGCGCGCTGGTGAACCCGGTGCCGGTCTCGGCCGCCCGCGCGCTCGGCGCCGAAATCGTCATCGCCGCAAATCTTTCCAGCGACATCTTCACCCATTCCACGACGATCTATTCGCACGGCGCGATGCCCGCACCCGTCGCCCCGGAGGCCGAGGAGACGACGGCCAAGCGGCGCTTTCCGCGGCTCTTCTCGGCCGAGAAAGCCATGAAGCGCGAGTTTTTCGGCAGCGCCGGGCGCCCGGGCATCTCCTCGGTGATGGTTGATGCCTTCAACATCATGCAGGACCGCATCACCCGCGCCCGCCTCGCCGGAGATCCGCCGGATCTCTTGATCTCGCCGCGGGTCGGCCAGTTCGGCTGGTTCGACTTCCATCGCTCCGAGGACCTGATCGCCCACGGCGCGCGCGCCGCCGAACGCGCGCTGGAGTCGATCCAGGAGGCGATCGACGTGCTGGCGCCGGCGCCCGCGGGCCACGCGCCCAAGGCCGAGGAATAA
- a CDS encoding zinc-dependent alcohol dehydrogenase family protein, translating into MTRPSTMRAGVLETHNAPLRLSTISMPEIGPHDVLVRVRASGVNPLDTKIHAGAAAHARHPLLAIPGIDLAGVVEMAGGEVTRFKPGDEVYGMTGGVGGVQGSLAEFAAVDADLLALKPANLSMREAAALPLIVITAWEGLIDRAALKAGQKVLIHGGAGGVGHVAIQIARAFGAEVFATGSPSQRATIEGFGAVFIDRDSPLEAYVTQHTDGRGFDIVYDTVGGKVLDASFEAVRRFGHVVSALGWGTHALAPLSFRAANYSGVFTLLPLLSGEGRAHHGEIMAEATRLVEAGKLVPLLDARRFTLENVGEAYALIRDRAAKGKLVVDM; encoded by the coding sequence ATGACGAGACCATCGACGATGCGCGCCGGCGTCCTGGAGACCCACAACGCCCCCTTGCGCCTCTCAACCATTTCCATGCCAGAGATCGGCCCGCACGACGTGCTGGTGCGGGTGCGTGCGAGCGGGGTCAATCCGCTCGACACCAAGATCCATGCCGGCGCCGCGGCACATGCGCGCCATCCCCTGCTGGCGATCCCGGGAATCGATCTCGCCGGCGTGGTCGAAATGGCCGGGGGCGAGGTGACGCGGTTCAAGCCGGGCGACGAGGTCTACGGCATGACCGGTGGTGTCGGCGGCGTGCAGGGATCGCTGGCCGAATTCGCCGCGGTCGATGCCGATCTCCTCGCGTTGAAGCCCGCCAATCTCAGCATGCGGGAAGCGGCCGCCCTGCCCCTCATCGTCATCACGGCCTGGGAAGGCCTGATCGACCGGGCGGCGCTGAAGGCAGGCCAGAAGGTGTTGATCCACGGCGGTGCCGGCGGCGTCGGCCATGTCGCGATCCAGATCGCGCGCGCCTTCGGAGCGGAGGTGTTCGCAACCGGTTCGCCGTCGCAGCGCGCCACCATCGAGGGCTTTGGCGCGGTGTTCATCGATCGCGACAGTCCGCTCGAAGCCTACGTGACGCAGCACACCGACGGCCGCGGCTTCGACATCGTCTACGACACCGTCGGCGGCAAGGTGCTCGACGCGTCCTTCGAAGCGGTGCGCCGCTTCGGCCATGTGGTGAGCGCGCTCGGCTGGGGTACGCATGCGCTTGCGCCGCTGTCGTTCCGGGCGGCCAACTATTCAGGCGTGTTCACGCTGCTGCCGCTGCTGTCGGGCGAAGGCCGCGCGCATCATGGAGAGATCATGGCGGAGGCCACGCGCCTCGTTGAAGCCGGCAAGCTCGTGCCCCTGCTCGACGCCAGGCGCTTCACGCTAGAGAATGTCGGCGAGGCCTATGCGCTGATCAGGGACCGCGCCGCCAAGGGCAAGCTCGTCGTCGATATGTAA
- a CDS encoding helix-turn-helix transcriptional regulator yields MARAICRRFVHDVIEIDAAPVRFFGYIWRCSRNWRLCVIVGDTQQKLLAKLLEAKAGLTVDELAGEVDLTRSAVKQHLSGMERSGYVQHTSSKSGGRPRFLYTLTESGIDLFPKRYSWFSRVMFESLRKKIGASKFGAYMFELGVDMSAAAIPRLVGKTRVERVVEIVKIMNETGFAARVTSPGKGEKLPRIECKNCVFHDLSKDYTEVCQFDLGFLSGLMGAPIEHQECMQRGGQACRFRFLPTA; encoded by the coding sequence TTGGCGCGTGCAATCTGTCGGCGTTTTGTGCATGATGTGATTGAAATTGACGCAGCGCCGGTCCGTTTCTTCGGATACATCTGGCGATGCAGCCGTAACTGGAGGCTTTGCGTGATCGTCGGCGATACCCAGCAAAAGCTGCTGGCCAAACTCCTGGAAGCCAAGGCCGGACTGACGGTGGACGAGCTCGCCGGCGAGGTCGATCTCACGCGCAGTGCGGTGAAGCAGCATCTTTCGGGGATGGAGCGTTCCGGATACGTGCAGCACACGTCTTCGAAGAGCGGAGGCCGGCCACGCTTTCTATATACCTTGACCGAAAGCGGTATTGATCTGTTTCCGAAGCGCTATTCCTGGTTTTCGCGCGTCATGTTCGAGAGCCTGCGCAAGAAGATCGGCGCGTCGAAGTTCGGCGCCTACATGTTCGAATTGGGTGTGGACATGTCGGCGGCGGCGATTCCCCGGCTGGTGGGAAAGACCCGGGTCGAACGCGTCGTCGAGATCGTGAAGATCATGAACGAGACCGGATTCGCGGCCCGCGTCACGTCCCCCGGCAAGGGTGAGAAGCTTCCCCGCATCGAATGCAAGAACTGCGTATTCCACGATCTTTCGAAGGATTACACCGAGGTCTGTCAATTCGACCTCGGCTTTCTGTCCGGCCTGATGGGCGCGCCTATCGAGCATCAGGAATGCATGCAGCGCGGCGGTCAGGCCTGCCGCTTCAGGTTCCTGCCGACGGCTTGA
- a CDS encoding rhomboid family intramembrane serine protease, with translation MDSPHDSPPQDSQPGLPVAQEAVHEEAPREPILTLPFALTAYIVLLAVIHLRVLLPPELENWTIDVFGFIPKRYDSSLLNLEIPGGAGAKVWSFVTYSLLHANLTHLGFNVLWLLPFGSALARRFGAVRFFLFLAVTAAAGAVAHLVTHEHAVAPMIGASASVSGAMAAAIRFAFVRGSFLSFNRADADTAARVPALPLSRALRDGRVVGFLAVWFGVNIIFGVGAIGVDSETTSVAWQAHIGGFFAGLLLFALFDPVPRMRNDAADASSQDVSDRI, from the coding sequence TTGGATTCCCCGCACGATTCACCGCCGCAGGACTCTCAGCCCGGCCTCCCGGTCGCCCAAGAGGCTGTCCATGAGGAGGCTCCACGCGAGCCGATCCTGACGCTGCCGTTCGCGCTGACCGCCTATATCGTCCTGCTGGCGGTGATCCATCTGCGGGTGCTGCTGCCGCCGGAGCTCGAGAACTGGACCATCGACGTCTTCGGCTTCATCCCCAAGCGGTACGATTCTTCGCTGCTCAATCTGGAGATCCCGGGCGGCGCCGGCGCCAAGGTCTGGAGCTTCGTCACCTATTCGCTGCTGCACGCCAACCTGACCCATCTCGGCTTCAACGTGCTGTGGCTGCTGCCGTTCGGCAGCGCGCTGGCGCGGCGGTTCGGCGCGGTCAGATTCTTCCTGTTCCTGGCGGTGACGGCGGCGGCCGGCGCGGTCGCCCATCTCGTCACCCATGAGCATGCGGTGGCGCCGATGATCGGCGCCTCGGCCTCGGTGTCGGGCGCGATGGCGGCCGCGATCCGCTTCGCCTTCGTCCGCGGCAGCTTCCTGTCGTTCAACCGGGCGGACGCCGATACCGCGGCAAGGGTTCCGGCGCTGCCGCTGTCGCGCGCGTTGCGTGACGGGCGGGTGGTCGGTTTCCTCGCCGTGTGGTTCGGCGTCAACATCATCTTCGGCGTCGGCGCCATCGGCGTCGATTCCGAAACCACGAGCGTGGCGTGGCAGGCGCATATCGGCGGCTTCTTCGCCGGCCTGCTGCTGTTCGCGCTGTTCGATCCGGTGCCGCGCATGCGAAACGATGCTGCGGATGCGTCATCACAGGACGTTTCAGACCGTATCTGA
- a CDS encoding acyl-CoA dehydrogenase family protein encodes MMPIDFTLTSYQRRLQRMAREFANEILGPLVSPADEHPDPQKAFQSIKGAYVESYKLGFATGFIPKKYGGGGISNVDLQIVVEELCAVDPGFATILLVNGLALMPLVWFANERQKQRWLVPATSDPRGEYLAGWTVSEAAGTPGGTANFDGPASLPAGIALTAVHDKKNGEYILNGRKHWPANAGGWDLQGADVNVCIVRTTPEAEGSRALSAIIIPRGTPGVTYEPPISKLGHRICQNNSVVFSDCRVPEENAFAVGNGDLVVNKAFTWSGPVAAIASVGVARSAYEYALSWSKKYTGGGDKPIINHQIVAYTLAEVAMKVEAGRAFAWKAAHYHDLHDANGHAIGPMSKVFCSEMLFNAVFQAMKVVGVNALDKSNPLGRYLREASVFPLYDAGNVGMQMRKICAVMADPAFDPRSIAASAATPFGKQAPPPDAQAVGRNLKRQA; translated from the coding sequence ATGATGCCGATCGATTTTACGCTGACGTCTTATCAGCGGCGCCTGCAACGGATGGCCCGCGAGTTCGCCAACGAAATCCTTGGTCCGCTGGTGAGCCCGGCCGACGAACATCCCGATCCGCAGAAGGCTTTCCAGTCGATCAAGGGCGCCTACGTCGAAAGCTACAAGCTCGGTTTCGCTACCGGGTTCATTCCCAAGAAGTACGGCGGCGGCGGCATCTCAAACGTCGATCTCCAGATCGTGGTAGAAGAACTTTGCGCAGTCGATCCCGGCTTCGCTACCATCCTGCTCGTGAACGGACTGGCCTTGATGCCGCTGGTCTGGTTCGCCAACGAACGGCAGAAGCAACGATGGCTGGTGCCCGCGACCAGCGATCCGCGCGGTGAATATTTGGCCGGATGGACCGTGAGCGAAGCAGCCGGGACCCCCGGGGGAACGGCGAATTTCGACGGCCCGGCATCCCTTCCCGCCGGCATCGCGTTGACCGCTGTGCACGACAAGAAAAACGGCGAGTACATCCTCAACGGACGAAAGCATTGGCCGGCAAACGCCGGTGGTTGGGATTTGCAGGGCGCAGACGTCAATGTCTGCATCGTTCGGACCACGCCCGAGGCTGAAGGATCTCGCGCGCTGAGCGCCATCATCATTCCACGCGGGACCCCTGGCGTCACCTACGAGCCGCCGATCAGCAAACTTGGGCACCGCATCTGTCAGAATAATTCCGTGGTTTTTTCGGACTGCCGTGTGCCGGAGGAAAACGCGTTCGCGGTTGGAAACGGCGATCTCGTCGTCAACAAGGCCTTTACCTGGTCGGGACCCGTGGCCGCGATCGCGTCCGTCGGTGTGGCGCGGTCCGCCTACGAATACGCGTTATCGTGGTCTAAAAAATACACCGGCGGAGGAGACAAGCCGATCATCAACCACCAGATCGTGGCCTACACGCTGGCGGAGGTCGCGATGAAGGTCGAGGCCGGACGCGCGTTCGCCTGGAAGGCGGCCCATTATCACGACCTTCACGACGCCAACGGTCATGCGATCGGCCCTATGTCGAAGGTGTTTTGCAGCGAAATGCTGTTCAACGCCGTGTTTCAGGCGATGAAGGTCGTGGGCGTCAACGCACTGGACAAATCCAATCCGCTCGGGCGCTATCTCCGCGAAGCCTCGGTTTTCCCGCTCTATGACGCCGGTAATGTCGGCATGCAGATGCGGAAGATCTGTGCGGTCATGGCCGATCCCGCCTTCGACCCGCGCTCTATCGCGGCCTCGGCCGCAACGCCCTTCGGAAAGCAGGCGCCCCCGCCAGATGCTCAAGCCGTCGGCAGGAACCTGAAGCGGCAGGCCTGA
- a CDS encoding acyl-CoA dehydrogenase family protein: MAIDFTMSPEQRKIQKFAREFTENILAPVIPAADKEPDPMLAYQKTKGAYIEAYKAGIAMAMLPKQYGGAEMSCLDYVIACEEITSVDPGFACTCLCNGLGLMPVLWYGSDQQKKRFLGEATSDPTGTYLSAWTAGEPPGGTGGTANFDSPLPKAGIGMTAVKKGDRFIINGKKKWSSSAGWDGLGTNTQTAIIRTDSSVGGTEGLSAIVVERGTPGITWTFLDKEGHRTTSNAFVVFENAEVPVDNLLPGAAGNGDLVINRNFAWSGPVAAIAAVGVARAAYEDALKFLKSNTAGSLTPIIRFQNAGYIMGDIAAKIESARYFAWRAADYLDKHSQHAELIGAMCKINVTETMIDCVYKCMQIVGVNSLSTEYKFGKYLREASVLPIYDGGNMGMQRRRVHGIIADENFNPRAIMDDDFVKFDKSMEAIDTVADPLPRTRGIMEAAE, encoded by the coding sequence ATGGCGATCGATTTCACGATGTCACCGGAGCAGCGGAAGATTCAGAAGTTTGCGCGGGAGTTTACGGAGAACATCCTCGCGCCTGTCATCCCGGCAGCCGACAAGGAGCCGGACCCCATGCTGGCCTACCAAAAGACCAAGGGCGCCTATATCGAGGCCTACAAGGCGGGCATCGCCATGGCCATGCTGCCAAAGCAATATGGCGGCGCCGAAATGTCGTGCCTCGACTACGTGATTGCTTGCGAGGAGATCACCTCCGTCGATCCCGGGTTCGCCTGTACCTGCCTCTGCAACGGCCTCGGCCTGATGCCGGTCCTGTGGTACGGCTCCGACCAACAAAAGAAGCGCTTCCTCGGCGAGGCGACGTCCGACCCGACCGGGACCTATCTGAGCGCCTGGACCGCCGGCGAACCGCCGGGCGGCACCGGCGGCACGGCGAATTTCGACAGCCCGCTGCCGAAGGCCGGAATCGGCATGACGGCGGTCAAGAAGGGCGACCGGTTCATCATCAACGGCAAGAAGAAATGGTCGTCCTCCGCGGGCTGGGACGGACTGGGTACCAACACCCAGACCGCGATCATCCGCACCGACAGCAGCGTCGGCGGCACGGAGGGATTGTCGGCGATCGTCGTTGAGCGCGGCACGCCGGGCATCACCTGGACGTTCCTCGACAAGGAAGGCCACCGCACCACGTCGAACGCATTTGTCGTGTTCGAGAATGCCGAGGTTCCTGTCGACAACCTGCTGCCCGGCGCCGCGGGGAACGGCGATCTCGTCATCAACCGCAACTTTGCCTGGTCTGGTCCGGTGGCGGCGATTGCCGCGGTCGGCGTAGCCCGGGCGGCCTACGAGGACGCGCTGAAATTCCTGAAGAGCAACACCGCTGGATCGCTCACCCCGATCATCCGCTTCCAGAATGCCGGCTACATCATGGGCGACATCGCCGCCAAGATCGAGTCCGCGCGTTATTTCGCCTGGCGGGCCGCCGACTACCTCGACAAGCACTCGCAGCACGCCGAACTCATCGGCGCAATGTGCAAGATCAATGTTACCGAAACGATGATCGATTGCGTCTACAAATGCATGCAGATTGTCGGCGTCAACAGCCTCAGCACGGAGTACAAGTTCGGCAAATATCTCCGGGAGGCTTCCGTATTGCCGATCTACGATGGCGGCAACATGGGAATGCAGCGCCGCCGCGTGCACGGCATCATCGCGGACGAGAACTTCAATCCGCGCGCAATCATGGACGACGACTTCGTCAAGTTCGACAAGTCGATGGAAGCCATCGACACAGTCGCCGATCCCCTGCCCAGAACGCGCGGAATCATGGAAGCTGCGGAATAG
- a CDS encoding putative bifunctional diguanylate cyclase/phosphodiesterase, translating to MNAAKKVSGKPAAEMFDDIPVLQRKWRAALKPGDRLPRYEDVMLGSLGRLADHIALLRGDGTLELSRSGRYVQKWLGEERWDIPVAELSPDCATALSEAATSALANGRPHRASAHCVRDGMVRTYDVLALPTASRWGATLVGAYVNERGAQYNLLDAIFASTDDAVISLATLRDAGGKPSDLQVVHHNNSASALLKVETGSLLWRRIGEGSTLLALPEIMNFLLRAVAGGRGEQLEIESEGRHLRLSATAFADVVSLTISDVTALKRRDASFRLLFDNNPMPMWVFDAQTKEFIGVNDAAVQHYGYSRTAFLRMKLHEIWPEDEWDSHAEALERLGEAYHSSRNWRHLRADGSEIEVLTFGRRVAFDDRDGYLVAVVDITERRKAEARIAHMAHHDGLTDLPNREYFQERLRQALDQAGDKRVGVLYIDLDLFKNINDSFGHLAGDRLLKEVAERLTTAVRGGNLAARLGGDEFAVILAADVSPNEASACAGLLIDMLKAPYDLDGQEMVIGASIGIALSPGDGTTPEELMRNADMALYRAKSDGGGVHHFFEREMDLQAQKRRDMELDLRRAFANGEFELHYQPLVSIASDRISGFESLLRWRHPDKGMISPAEFIPVAEDIGLITQLGEWVLREACAEAVRWPADVKVAVNLSPAQFRSRNLVQIVISALAQSGLSPRRLELEITESIFLAETDANLAILHQLRELGVGISMDDFGTGYSSLSYLRSFPFDKIKIDRSFVKDLAERPDCGAIVRAISGLGRSLNITTTAEGVETEDQLDWLRAEGCNEVQGFLFSAARPAGEIAKLLADFGQRASRAA from the coding sequence ATGAATGCCGCGAAGAAAGTGTCGGGAAAACCGGCCGCCGAAATGTTCGACGACATCCCGGTGCTTCAGCGCAAATGGCGTGCCGCGTTGAAGCCGGGCGATCGGCTGCCGCGCTATGAGGACGTGATGCTCGGCAGTCTCGGACGGCTCGCCGATCACATCGCGCTGCTGAGGGGCGACGGCACGCTCGAACTGTCGCGTAGCGGACGGTACGTGCAAAAATGGCTCGGCGAGGAGCGCTGGGACATTCCCGTCGCCGAATTGTCGCCGGATTGCGCCACGGCACTGTCGGAAGCGGCGACGAGCGCGCTTGCCAATGGACGACCGCATCGGGCCAGCGCGCATTGCGTGCGCGACGGCATGGTGCGGACCTACGACGTGCTGGCACTGCCGACGGCCTCGCGCTGGGGCGCCACGCTGGTCGGCGCTTATGTCAACGAGCGCGGCGCGCAGTACAATCTGCTGGACGCGATCTTTGCCTCGACCGACGATGCGGTGATCTCGCTGGCGACGCTGCGCGATGCCGGCGGCAAGCCGTCCGATCTGCAGGTCGTGCATCACAACAACAGCGCAAGCGCGCTGCTGAAGGTCGAAACCGGCAGCCTGTTGTGGCGGCGGATCGGCGAAGGCAGCACGCTGCTGGCCTTGCCCGAGATCATGAACTTCCTGCTCAGGGCCGTCGCCGGCGGCCGCGGCGAGCAGCTCGAGATCGAGAGCGAGGGCCGCCACCTCCGCCTCAGCGCGACGGCCTTCGCCGACGTGGTCTCGCTGACGATCTCCGACGTCACCGCGTTGAAGCGGCGCGACGCCTCGTTCCGCCTGCTGTTCGACAACAATCCGATGCCGATGTGGGTGTTCGACGCGCAGACCAAGGAATTCATCGGCGTCAACGACGCCGCCGTCCAGCATTACGGCTACAGCCGCACCGCTTTCCTGCGCATGAAGCTGCACGAGATTTGGCCGGAGGACGAGTGGGACAGCCACGCCGAGGCACTCGAGCGCCTCGGCGAGGCCTATCACTCCTCGCGCAACTGGCGGCATTTGCGCGCCGACGGCAGCGAGATCGAGGTGCTCACCTTCGGCCGCCGCGTCGCCTTCGACGATCGCGACGGCTATCTGGTCGCGGTGGTCGACATCACGGAGCGGCGCAAGGCCGAGGCGCGGATCGCGCATATGGCGCACCATGACGGGCTCACCGACCTGCCGAACCGCGAATATTTCCAGGAGCGTCTGAGACAGGCGCTGGACCAGGCCGGCGACAAGCGCGTCGGCGTGCTCTATATCGACCTCGACCTGTTCAAGAACATCAACGATTCTTTCGGTCATCTCGCTGGCGACCGCCTGCTCAAGGAGGTCGCCGAACGCCTCACCACCGCGGTCCGCGGCGGCAATCTGGCGGCCCGGCTCGGCGGCGACGAATTCGCGGTGATCCTCGCCGCCGACGTCTCGCCGAACGAGGCTAGCGCCTGCGCTGGCCTGCTGATCGACATGCTGAAGGCGCCTTACGATCTCGACGGTCAGGAGATGGTGATCGGTGCCAGCATCGGCATCGCGCTGTCGCCCGGCGACGGCACGACGCCGGAAGAGCTGATGCGAAATGCCGACATGGCGCTGTACCGGGCGAAGTCCGACGGCGGCGGCGTCCACCATTTCTTCGAGCGCGAGATGGACCTGCAGGCGCAGAAGCGCCGCGACATGGAGCTCGATCTGCGCCGTGCGTTCGCCAATGGCGAGTTCGAGCTGCATTACCAGCCGCTGGTGTCGATCGCCTCAGACCGAATCTCCGGCTTCGAGTCGCTGCTGCGCTGGCGTCATCCGGACAAGGGGATGATCTCGCCGGCGGAGTTCATCCCGGTTGCCGAGGACATCGGCCTCATCACGCAGTTGGGAGAGTGGGTGCTGCGCGAAGCCTGCGCCGAGGCGGTCAGATGGCCTGCCGACGTCAAGGTCGCGGTCAATCTGTCGCCGGCACAATTCCGCAGCCGCAATCTGGTTCAAATCGTGATCTCGGCGCTGGCGCAGTCCGGCCTGTCGCCGCGGCGGCTCGAGCTCGAAATCACCGAGTCGATCTTTCTCGCCGAGACCGATGCCAATCTCGCCATCCTGCATCAGTTGCGCGAGCTCGGCGTCGGCATCTCCATGGACGATTTCGGCACCGGCTATTCCAGCCTCAGCTATCTCAGGAGCTTCCCGTTCGACAAGATCAAGATCGATCGATCGTTCGTGAAGGATCTGGCAGAGCGGCCCGATTGCGGCGCGATCGTGCGCGCGATTTCCGGCCTCGGCCGCAGCCTCAACATCACCACGACTGCCGAGGGCGTCGAGACCGAGGACCAGCTCGACTGGCTGCGCGCCGAAGGTTGCAACGAGGTACAGGGCTTCCTGTTCAGCGCGGCGCGGCCCGCCGGCGAGATCGCAAAGCTGCTCGCCGATTTCGGCCAGCGCGCCTCACGGGCGGCGTAG
- a CDS encoding PAS domain-containing protein, giving the protein MKHPSSRAFFAYWDNKRGAARAPDRADIDPAAVRGLLGDIFVLSCEPNLGFPFRVAGTRVCALAGRDLKDQSFAALFVDASRGEIEEITTVVADEALGAIAGVTATREDGSKAYLELLLLPFNARPHTPVSVTGVLAPFDDECGALSTFTLTSWRYLHQPEKLLPRAIRKLQIARGLMVYEGLR; this is encoded by the coding sequence ATGAAACATCCGTCGAGCCGCGCGTTCTTCGCGTATTGGGACAACAAGCGCGGCGCTGCACGGGCCCCTGACCGGGCCGACATCGATCCGGCCGCGGTCCGCGGCCTGCTCGGCGATATATTCGTGCTGTCCTGCGAGCCCAATCTCGGCTTTCCGTTCCGCGTCGCGGGCACGCGCGTCTGTGCACTGGCGGGACGTGACCTCAAGGACCAGAGCTTTGCGGCGCTGTTCGTTGACGCGAGCCGCGGCGAGATCGAGGAGATCACCACCGTTGTCGCCGACGAGGCGCTGGGTGCGATCGCCGGCGTCACGGCCACGCGAGAGGATGGCAGCAAGGCCTATCTCGAACTGCTGCTGCTGCCGTTCAACGCCCGCCCGCACACGCCGGTGAGCGTGACGGGCGTGCTCGCGCCGTTCGACGACGAATGCGGCGCGCTCTCGACCTTCACCCTCACCTCCTGGCGCTATCTGCACCAGCCGGAGAAACTGCTGCCGCGCGCGATCCGCAAATTGCAGATCGCACGCGGGCTGATGGTGTATGAGGGGCTGAGATAG